ACTGTCCAGGCGACCGCCGGATCCGCGCCGGGCGCGGCGCGGGTGGCGGCGGAGAACCCTCATGAGCAGTCACGGCAAACCCCTCTCGCCCGGCGCGCTGGCCCCCGGCAACCTGCCCGCGACGGCCAGCGCGCCACGCCTCACCAGCGCCCGCTGGCGCCTGCGTCTCAAGGGCCTGGTCCTGCCGGTGCTGGTGATCCTGCTGCTGGAGCTGGTGGTGCGCCTCGGCTGGCTGCCGTCCTACCAGATGCCGGCCCCCAGCGAGATCGCCCTGACCCTCGGCGAGCTGGCCGAAGGCGCGCTGTGGAAGCATATCGGCGCCAGCCTGCTGCGGGTGCTGCTGGGCTTTGCCATCGGCGCCGGCCTGGCGCTGGCGTTCGCCGCCTGGGTCGGCCTGAGCCGCGAAGCCGAGGCCTACCTGGAGCCGACCTTCGCCGGCCTGCGCTCGATTCCCAGCCTGGCCTGGGTGCCCTTGCTCCTGCTGTGGCTGGGCATCGACGAAAGCTCCAAGGTGGTGCTGATCGCCATCGGCGCCTTCTTCCCGGTGTACCTCAATGGCGTGGCGGCGATTCGCAATATCGACCGCAAGCTGGTGGAGGTCGGCCATATGTACGGGTTCGGCCGCTGGCGCCTGGTACGGCGGATTCTCCTGCCCGCCGCCCTGCCCGGCCTGTTCACCGGCTTGCGCAGCGGCCTGAGCCTGGCCTGGATGTTCCTGGTGGCCGCCGAACTGATCGCCGCCACCCGGGGCCTGGGCTACCTGCTCAGCGACGGTCGCGAAACCTCGCGGCCCGACATCGTGCTGGCCGCAATCATCGTCCTCGCCGTGCTGGGCAAACTCAGCGACGGCCTGCTCGCCGCCCTGGAACAACGCTGCCTGGCCTGGCGCGACACCTTCAGCGGCGAAACCCCCAAGGAGTGAGCCATGAGCCAAGCCCTGCTGGATATCCGTGTCGAACGCAAAGCCTTCGCCGGCGCCACGGTCCTCCAGGACATCCACCTGCAACTGCAACCACGGGAAACCGTAAGCCTGCTGGGGCCCAGCGGTTGCGGCAAAAGCACCTTGCTGCGCATCGTCGCCAGCCTCGAACAGGACTTCGAGGGGCAACTGCAACGCCCCGCCGAACCCCTGGCCTTCGTCTTCCAGGAGCCGCGGCTGATGCCCTGGCTGACGGTGGAACAGAACATCGGTTTCAGCGACGACGACCGCTACGACCGCGCCTGGGTCGCGCAACTGATCGAGGAAGTGGGCCTCGCGGGGTTCGCCCAGGCCCTGCCCAAGGCGCTGTCCGGCGGCATGGCGCAACGGGTGGCGATCGCCCGTGGCCTGTACTCGCGCCCGCGGGTGCTGTTGCTCGACGAGCCCTTCAGCGCGGTGGACGCCTTTACCCGGATGAAACTCCAGGACCTGTTGCTGCAATTGGCCGAACACCACGCCATCGCCCTGCTGCTGGTGACCCACGATGTCGACGAAGCGCTGTACCTGAGCGACCGGGTGCTGGTGATGGACAACCGCCCCAGCCGCGTGCGCCGGGAACTGGCGGTGCCTTCGAGCCACCCGCGGGATCGTCGCGACCCACAGCTGGCCCGCCTCAAGGCATTGGCGCTGACAGAGTTGCACAGTGCCCAGGTCATTTGAGCGGGCGCTCGCTAAAAACCAAAAGGAATTAATAAATGAAAAATCAGTATTTATAGCTATATGAGTAACCACGTACTCTCAGCTCATCCCGCCCATTGGTCACCACAGTGAAGTGCCTTATGAAACCGACTGACAACGTTATCGACTTCGCCCGGTTCCGCAAACGCAAGCAGGCCCAGCAACTGGCCCGGACCATGTGGGAGATGTACGCACGCAATGCCGGTTACCAGGCGTTCCAGTGGGTCCAGGCGAACCAGCCGACCGGGACACATCACCCGTGAGCGTCCAGCAACCCTCGCGCTTTCTGGCGAGCGCCGACGAACCCGGCCTGGAGTTGAATCACCTGGAGCCTCAGGAAGAAGACCCGATCAGCGAACGCGTCGCGCAGAACCTGCAACGCCTGCGCAGCAAGCGCCACCTGTCCCTGGATGCCCTGGCCCGCCAGTGCGGGGTCAGCCGGGCGATGCTGGCGCAGATCGAATCCGGGCGCAGCGTGCCGTCGATCAAGGTGCTGTGCAAGATCGCCAAGGGCCTGAAAGTGTCGGTGGCGGCCTTTCTCGAACACCGGGCCTTCGAAGGCGTGGCGGTGCTGCCGTCGAGCCGTAGCAAGCGCCTGGTCAGCGCCAACGGCGCCTTCGTCAGCCGCGCCCTCTTCCCCTTCGACGTGGCGCGCCAGTCGGAATTCTACGAACTGCGCCTGAGCCCCCTGGGCGAGGACCACTCCGAAGGCCACGGCCCGGGCGTCCAGGAAAACCTGGTGGTGGCCCAGGGCGTGCTGGAAATCAGCGTCAACGAGGAACGCTACCTGCTCTCCACCGGCGACTCGATCCTGTTCTACGCCGACCAGCCGCACCGCTACCGCAACCCCGCCGACAGCGAAGCGCTGGCTTACCTGGTGGTGACCTACCCGGAACGCCTGGACTGACCCGCTCCGCAGCCGCGCAAAAAACAGCCCCATGAAAAAAGCCCGGCGGGAACAATCCCGGCCGGGCTTTTCTTCAGGTGACGCCGCGGGGCATCAGCAGGTGCAGCACATCATCGGCATGCCGTTGCAGCTCATCATCATCGGCATGCTGCAATCGTTCATCATCTTCATCATCAGGGCGCAGCAGTTTTTCATCATGTCCATGTTCATGCCGGCCATCGGCATGATCTTGCACATCATGCAGTCGGCCTCGACGGTGCATTCCATCACGCACTTCATCGACGGCATCGGCATGCCCATCATCATCGGCATTGGCATCATGGCGCCCATCATCGGCATGGCCATGCTCGCCTGGGACATGCACATCATGCTCATGTTGCCGCAGTGCATCATCATCGGCATGCCGCAGTTCATCATCATCTGCATCATCTGCGCGCTGTTCTTGAACATGGCCATGTCCATGCCCGCGGCCGGCATCATCTTGCACATCATGCCGTCGTCCATCATTTCGCAGCTCATGGTCGCCATCATCATCGGCATGCCCATCATCGGCATCATCGGCATGTTGGCGTTCATCGGCATTTGCATCTGCATGGCATTCATCATGGTGGAACTCCCTAAGCGATTCGATAGTTGGACGAAGCGGATGAGGCGAATTCTAGGGAGCGGCGAATACCGCACAAGAGGCCGGTCGAACAGCTGTGGCGGCTGCCCGGACAGCCTCAGCGGCGCCGTTCGGGCGGGACTTTCCGTCATAACATCCTTATTGAATTCATAACGGATAAAGCCATGACCAGAACACGTTTTACGACGTCATGGATATGCATGATTGGACGCAGCCAATAACCCAAAGAAATAATCAGTCTAAAAAGCCCGGTTTTTTTGTAAAAAACGCCGCCCGCCACGCCTTGACCCTCAGCCACGGCTTTGTTTCCCTGGGGCCTGGCCAACCGTGAGGAGACAGACATGCGAACACTCGACCTGGCGGGCGTGCCCGTTCCGGTGATAGGCCAGGGCACCTGGCGCATGGGCGAGGAGCGCCACCAGCGCAACGCCGAGATTGCCGCCCTGCAGGCAGGTATCGAATGGGGCATGAGCCTGATCGATACCGCCGAGATGTATGCCGAGGGCGGCGCCGAGGAAATCGTCGGCGCGGCGATCGCCGGCCAGCGCGACCGGGTGTTCCTGGTCAGCAAGGTGTACCCGCACAACGCCAGCCGCAAAGGCATTCCCCAGGCCTGCGAGCGCAGCCTGCGACGCCTGGACACCGACTATATAGACCTGTACCTGCTGCACTGGCGCGGCCAGTACCCCCTGGAAGAAACGGTGGAGGCCTTCGAGCGCCTGCGCGACGAGGGCAAGATCGGCCGCTGGGGCGTGTCCAACTTCGACCTCGACGACCTCGAGGAACTGGCGAACCCGGCCTGCGCCACCAACCAGGTGCTGTACAACATCGAGGAGCGCGGCATCGAGTTCGACCTGCTACCCGCCGCCCGGCAACAGGGCTTGCCGCTCATGGCCTACTGCCCGATCGCCCAGGCGGGCAAGCTGCTGCGCCATCCCGTGCTGCAACAGATCGCCCAACGTCATGGGGTGACCCCGGCCCAGGTGTCGCTGGCCTGGGTCCTGCGCCAGGACGGGGTGATCGCGATTCCCAAGGCGGTGCGTCCCGAACACGTGCGGCTGAATGCCGAGGCGGCCGGTTTGCACCTCGACGCCGACGACCTGGCCAGCATCGACCGGGCCTTCCCCGCGCCCCGGCACAAGCAACGCCTGGCCATGGTCTGACCCCGCCGCGCCGGCTCCCCCGGATCGCTGGAGCAGGCCTGCCAAGGCCCGCTCCGGCGCAGCCGTGGGCGATAAAAGATAACCGACTTTAAGGATCGTCCTATCCCGGATTTTTGAGGCTTTATTTAGAGTGGGTCAATGAGATTAAAGACCTACCTTCATCAGATCAGTCCCTTGTTTTCCAGTCCTGAAGCCGCCAGCAGGTTACTGCGCCTTT
This portion of the Pseudomonas sp. MRSN 12121 genome encodes:
- a CDS encoding ABC transporter permease, which translates into the protein MSSHGKPLSPGALAPGNLPATASAPRLTSARWRLRLKGLVLPVLVILLLELVVRLGWLPSYQMPAPSEIALTLGELAEGALWKHIGASLLRVLLGFAIGAGLALAFAAWVGLSREAEAYLEPTFAGLRSIPSLAWVPLLLLWLGIDESSKVVLIAIGAFFPVYLNGVAAIRNIDRKLVEVGHMYGFGRWRLVRRILLPAALPGLFTGLRSGLSLAWMFLVAAELIAATRGLGYLLSDGRETSRPDIVLAAIIVLAVLGKLSDGLLAALEQRCLAWRDTFSGETPKE
- a CDS encoding helix-turn-helix domain-containing protein, which codes for MNHLEPQEEDPISERVAQNLQRLRSKRHLSLDALARQCGVSRAMLAQIESGRSVPSIKVLCKIAKGLKVSVAAFLEHRAFEGVAVLPSSRSKRLVSANGAFVSRALFPFDVARQSEFYELRLSPLGEDHSEGHGPGVQENLVVAQGVLEISVNEERYLLSTGDSILFYADQPHRYRNPADSEALAYLVVTYPERLD
- a CDS encoding ABC transporter ATP-binding protein, which gives rise to MSQALLDIRVERKAFAGATVLQDIHLQLQPRETVSLLGPSGCGKSTLLRIVASLEQDFEGQLQRPAEPLAFVFQEPRLMPWLTVEQNIGFSDDDRYDRAWVAQLIEEVGLAGFAQALPKALSGGMAQRVAIARGLYSRPRVLLLDEPFSAVDAFTRMKLQDLLLQLAEHHAIALLLVTHDVDEALYLSDRVLVMDNRPSRVRRELAVPSSHPRDRRDPQLARLKALALTELHSAQVI
- a CDS encoding aldo/keto reductase; amino-acid sequence: MRTLDLAGVPVPVIGQGTWRMGEERHQRNAEIAALQAGIEWGMSLIDTAEMYAEGGAEEIVGAAIAGQRDRVFLVSKVYPHNASRKGIPQACERSLRRLDTDYIDLYLLHWRGQYPLEETVEAFERLRDEGKIGRWGVSNFDLDDLEELANPACATNQVLYNIEERGIEFDLLPAARQQGLPLMAYCPIAQAGKLLRHPVLQQIAQRHGVTPAQVSLAWVLRQDGVIAIPKAVRPEHVRLNAEAAGLHLDADDLASIDRAFPAPRHKQRLAMV